The sequence TGGAACATGTGCCCAGACATGCATTGAGGAACGCCGTAGCGCTCTTTGTAGTACTTGCTGGTGATATCGTACTGGGGCCAACCTTGCACAGGATGCTCCAAGATGCCTAACTGCTTTCTTTTCATCTCCGGTGGGAGTTTGTCTTCGAGTTGGAGGTGTGCGTCTCTAATGAACTGTTTACCGTTTACAACCGGGCCTGGGTAGGTCATGTGGTCTCCGCCTATGACGTCCAGGTTTCCGGTTATCGCCCTGATTATCGTTTTGCAGAGCTCTGCTTCTGTTGAGTTGATGCCTATTTGGTCAAGAGCTACACCTCTGTATATGCAAGCAGGCCTTATACTGCCGTACATTCGTGCCGATTCAATGATCTTCTCCTTCGGTACCCAAGTTATCTTTTCAGCCCATTCTGGGGTGCAGGGCTCAACACGGTCAATGATCATCTGCCAAGCAGTCTTGCACTCTACTTCTCTGCCATCCGCTAACTTCACCTTGAACGTTCCCTTGAGTGCGGGCTTTGTACCCTTCGGCTCATACTCCATCTCCTGAGGGTTCCATATTGCTGGTCCACCTGTTACTGTATCCCACACAACGAACTTCTCCTTAGAGCCGCCTGGCTTCACATCGCTTTCGGTCAGCATCTTTCTCGGCTCAACCTGTACTAAAAATGGTGCGTTTGTCCACTTTTCGACAAATTGTTTATCGTAAAGCTCGTTCTCGATTATGTAGCGTATCCAAGCCATGAAGAGAGCGACATCGGTGCCTGGTCTGATCTGAAGCCAGACGTCTGAGTTTCTAGCTGACTCGGTCATTCTCGGGTCTATTGTGATAAGCTTGGTCTTCCCCGCTCTCTTTCTAGCCATTATCACGTGCCAGTGGAGGGGTAAAGATTCAGGCGGGTTTCTGCTCGCAAGCACTATTAGAGCTGCGTTAGCTATATCAGGCGTATGTGTGTTTGTGCCTAGCATACCGTATTGTATGGCGACGCAGTTTGTGGAGCAGATGGTTCCTGGTCCAAAAGTGTTCGCTGGGTTACCGTAGAGGTTGAGGAACCTTGCCCTAGCCCAGTATAAGTCAGATCTGTATGTGCCTTCGCATGTTGCTATCGCCTCTGGACCATATTTGTCTCTGATCTCTTTAAGCTTATCAGCTATTTCGTCGAGGGCTTGCTCCCAACCGATCCTTTGCCACTTGTTCTCACCTCTTTCACCTACCCTCTTTAAGGGGTAGAGTAGCTGCGCTGGGTGGTAAAGCCATTCAACTGAATGCGTAACCCTATCCTTGCATACGAACCCTCTGCTCACTGGATGGTTAGGATTTCCCTCAACCCTAACCAGCTTTCCT comes from Nitrososphaerota archaeon and encodes:
- a CDS encoding molybdopterin-dependent oxidoreductase; translated protein: MAYVDKKTGKLVRVEGNPNHPVSRGFVCKDRVTHSVEWLYHPAQLLYPLKRVGERGENKWQRIGWEQALDEIADKLKEIRDKYGPEAIATCEGTYRSDLYWARARFLNLYGNPANTFGPGTICSTNCVAIQYGMLGTNTHTPDIANAALIVLASRNPPESLPLHWHVIMARKRAGKTKLITIDPRMTESARNSDVWLQIRPGTDVALFMAWIRYIIENELYDKQFVEKWTNAPFLVQVEPRKMLTESDVKPGGSKEKFVVWDTVTGGPAIWNPQEMEYEPKGTKPALKGTFKVKLADGREVECKTAWQMIIDRVEPCTPEWAEKITWVPKEKIIESARMYGSIRPACIYRGVALDQIGINSTEAELCKTIIRAITGNLDVIGGDHMTYPGPVVNGKQFIRDAHLQLEDKLPPEMKRKQLGILEHPVQGWPQYDITSKYYKERYGVPQCMSGHMFQPPIPYLWRAIITGKPYPIKGLITFGGNPLVYAANTKLVYKALKHPGLELHVV